In Mycobacterium stomatepiae, the following are encoded in one genomic region:
- the aspS gene encoding aspartate--tRNA ligase produces MLRSHAAGSLRDRDAGQQVTLVGWVARRRDHGGVIFIDLRDASGIAQVVFRAADVLEQAHRLRAEFCVSVSGVVEIRPEGNANAEIPTGDVELNVTSLTVLGESAPLPFQLDEPAGEELRLKYRYLDLRRDGPAAAIRLRSKVNAAARSVLARHDFVEIETPTITRSTPEGARDFLVPARLHPGSFYALPQSPQLFKQLLMVAGMERYYQIARCYRDEDFRADRQPEFTQLDMEMSFIDVEDIISISEEILSALWALIGYQIPTPIPRISYADAMRRFGSDKPDLRFGLELVECTEFFSDTTFRVFQAPYVGAVVMPGGASQPRRTLDGWQEWAKQRGHRGLAYVLVGDDGELSGPVAKNLTEAERDGLAGHVGASPGDCIFFSAGPAKASRALLGAARGEIANRLNLIDAGAWAFVWVVDPPLFEPAEDATAAGDVAVGSGAWTAVHHAFTSPKAGQEDAIETDTGNVLADAYDIVCNGNEIGGGSIRIHRRDIQEKVFAVMGLDQAEAEEKFGFLLEAFTFGAPPHGGIAFGWDRINALLSGVDSIREVIAFPKTGGGVDPLTDAPAPITPQQRKESGIDAKPKKVEQA; encoded by the coding sequence GTGTTGCGCAGCCACGCCGCTGGTTCGCTACGGGATCGCGACGCCGGCCAACAGGTGACGCTGGTCGGGTGGGTGGCGCGCCGCCGCGATCACGGTGGCGTCATCTTCATCGACCTGCGGGACGCGTCCGGTATCGCGCAGGTGGTCTTCCGCGCCGCAGACGTGCTGGAACAGGCGCACCGGTTGCGCGCCGAGTTCTGCGTCTCCGTCTCCGGCGTCGTCGAGATCCGTCCGGAAGGCAACGCCAACGCCGAGATTCCCACCGGCGACGTCGAACTGAATGTCACGTCGCTGACCGTGCTCGGCGAAAGTGCGCCGCTGCCGTTCCAGCTCGACGAGCCGGCAGGGGAGGAGTTGCGGCTGAAGTACCGCTACCTCGACCTGCGCCGCGACGGGCCCGCCGCGGCAATTCGGTTGCGCTCCAAGGTGAACGCCGCCGCCCGATCGGTGCTGGCTCGGCACGACTTCGTCGAGATCGAGACGCCGACGATCACCCGCTCGACGCCCGAGGGCGCACGCGACTTCCTGGTGCCCGCCCGGCTGCACCCCGGATCGTTCTACGCGCTGCCGCAGAGCCCGCAGCTGTTCAAGCAGTTGCTGATGGTGGCCGGCATGGAGCGCTACTACCAGATTGCCCGCTGCTACCGCGACGAGGATTTCCGCGCCGACCGGCAACCGGAATTCACCCAGCTCGACATGGAGATGAGTTTCATCGACGTCGAGGACATCATCTCGATCTCCGAGGAGATCCTGAGCGCGCTGTGGGCGCTGATCGGTTACCAGATCCCGACGCCGATCCCGCGGATCAGCTACGCCGACGCCATGCGACGGTTCGGCTCCGACAAGCCGGACTTGCGCTTCGGGCTGGAGCTCGTCGAGTGCACAGAGTTCTTCTCCGACACCACATTCCGTGTGTTCCAGGCGCCGTACGTCGGCGCGGTGGTGATGCCCGGCGGGGCGTCGCAGCCGCGCCGCACGCTGGACGGCTGGCAGGAGTGGGCCAAACAGCGCGGGCACCGCGGGCTGGCCTACGTGCTGGTCGGCGACGACGGTGAGCTGAGCGGTCCCGTGGCCAAGAACCTGACCGAGGCCGAACGCGACGGCTTGGCCGGCCACGTCGGGGCCAGTCCCGGCGACTGCATCTTCTTCTCGGCCGGGCCGGCGAAGGCGTCGCGGGCCCTGCTGGGTGCGGCCCGCGGCGAGATCGCCAACCGGCTCAACCTGATCGACGCCGGTGCCTGGGCGTTCGTCTGGGTGGTCGACCCGCCGCTGTTCGAGCCCGCCGAGGACGCGACCGCCGCCGGTGACGTTGCCGTGGGTTCCGGTGCCTGGACCGCGGTGCACCACGCGTTCACCTCGCCCAAAGCGGGCCAGGAGGACGCCATCGAGACCGACACGGGCAACGTCCTGGCCGACGCGTACGACATCGTCTGCAACGGCAACGAGATCGGTGGCGGCTCGATCCGTATCCACCGCCGCGACATCCAGGAAAAGGTGTTCGCGGTGATGGGCCTGGACCAGGCCGAGGCCGAGGAGAAATTCGGATTCCTGTTGGAGGCGTTCACCTTTGGCGCGCCGCCGCACGGCGGCATCGCATTCGGGTGGGACCGGATCAACGCCCTGCTGTCCGGGGTGGATTCCATCCGCGAGGTGATCGCCTTCCCGAAGACCGGCGGCGGGGTCGACCCGCTGACCGATGCGCCGGCGCCGATCACGCCGCAACAGCGCAAGGAATCCGGAATAGATGCCAAACCCAAAAAGGTTGAGCAGGCATGA
- a CDS encoding oxidoreductase: protein MRPDGQDPIVVPGPVCTDPADVTESVDVVILAVKATQNDAAAGWLSRLCAEHTIVTVLQNGVEQVEQVQPLCPSSAVVPGIVWYSAETQPQGWVRLRTEAALVLPSGPSAHTVAELLRGAGCRVDCDPDFLTAGWRKLLTNALAGFMALSGRRSGMFRRDDVAALSRRYVAECLAVARAEGARLPDSVVDELTGMFRQAPEDMGTSILADREYRRPMEWDIRNGVIIRKARAHNLATPISDVLVPLLAAASSGTS, encoded by the coding sequence GTGCGTCCCGACGGCCAGGACCCGATCGTGGTGCCCGGGCCGGTGTGCACCGACCCCGCCGACGTCACCGAATCCGTCGACGTCGTGATCCTGGCGGTCAAGGCCACCCAGAACGACGCCGCTGCGGGCTGGCTGTCTCGCCTGTGCGCCGAGCACACGATCGTCACCGTGCTGCAGAACGGCGTCGAGCAGGTCGAACAGGTTCAGCCGCTGTGCCCGTCGTCGGCCGTCGTTCCGGGCATCGTCTGGTATTCCGCCGAGACCCAGCCGCAGGGTTGGGTACGGCTACGCACCGAAGCCGCCCTGGTGCTGCCGAGCGGTCCCTCGGCTCACACCGTTGCCGAGCTGCTGCGGGGCGCCGGCTGCCGGGTCGACTGCGACCCGGACTTCCTCACCGCGGGCTGGCGCAAGCTGCTGACCAATGCGCTGGCCGGGTTCATGGCGCTGTCCGGGCGGCGGTCCGGCATGTTTCGCCGCGACGACGTGGCCGCCTTGTCGCGCCGGTATGTGGCCGAATGCCTCGCGGTCGCGCGGGCCGAGGGGGCCCGGCTGCCGGACAGCGTGGTCGACGAGCTGACCGGGATGTTCCGTCAGGCGCCCGAAGACATGGGCACCTCGATACTGGCCGACCGGGAGTATCGCCGGCCGATGGAATGGGACATCCGCAACGGGGTGATCATCCGCAAGGCACGCGCGCACAACCTGGCGACGCCGATCAGCGATGTGCTGGTGCCACTGCTGGCCGCGGCCAGCAGTGGCACCAGCTAA
- a CDS encoding SRPBCC family protein — protein MHPCERVDLDFIETAPFRFRNSVDLAITPEQVFDVLADADAWPRWASVITKVTWTSPEPRGVGTTRIVEMRGGITGDEEFLAWEPFTHMAFRFNQCSTAAVAAFAEDYRVEVIPGGCRLTWTMAQKPAGPARLAMVVVGPLLNLGLRRFLSNLRRYTDSRFAATQQR, from the coding sequence ATGCATCCCTGTGAGCGCGTCGATCTCGACTTCATCGAGACCGCGCCATTCCGGTTCCGCAACAGCGTCGACCTCGCCATCACGCCCGAGCAGGTTTTCGACGTGCTGGCCGACGCCGATGCCTGGCCGCGCTGGGCGTCAGTGATCACCAAGGTGACCTGGACCAGTCCCGAGCCGCGCGGGGTCGGCACCACCCGCATCGTCGAGATGCGCGGCGGCATCACCGGCGACGAGGAGTTTCTCGCCTGGGAACCGTTCACCCACATGGCATTCCGGTTCAACCAGTGCTCGACGGCAGCCGTCGCCGCCTTTGCCGAGGACTATCGCGTCGAGGTCATCCCCGGTGGCTGCCGGCTGACCTGGACGATGGCGCAGAAACCCGCCGGTCCCGCGCGTTTGGCGATGGTGGTGGTAGGGCCGCTGCTGAACTTGGGCCTGCGCCGGTTTCTGAGCAACCTGCGGCGCTACACCGACAGCCGATTTGCCGCTACGCAACAACGTTAG
- the ypfJ gene encoding KPN_02809 family neutral zinc metallopeptidase — MTFNEGMQIDTSTAESSGGGGMGMALGGGGVGLLILIAALFFGIDPGKVMPPQGANTGGYSAPGFDLSQCKTGADANKYVQCRVVATGNSVDAVWHQLMPNYTRPHVRLFTSSVNTGCGPATTAVGPFYCPVDQTAYFDTDFFKELVDKFGSSGGPFAQEYVVAHEYGHHVQQLQGILGRSQQGAQGAGGNGVRTELQADCYAGIWAHYASTVKQQSTGVPYLEPLSDKDIQDALSAAASVGDDRIQKESTGRVNPESWTHGSAAQRQKWFTVGYQTGDPHQCDTFAATDLG; from the coding sequence ATGACCTTCAACGAGGGTATGCAGATCGACACCAGCACCGCGGAGTCGTCCGGTGGCGGTGGCATGGGCATGGCCCTCGGCGGCGGTGGCGTCGGGCTGCTGATCCTGATCGCGGCCCTGTTCTTCGGCATCGATCCGGGCAAGGTAATGCCCCCGCAGGGCGCCAACACCGGCGGCTACTCGGCGCCCGGTTTCGACCTGAGCCAGTGCAAGACCGGCGCCGACGCCAACAAGTACGTGCAGTGTCGCGTGGTCGCCACCGGCAACTCCGTGGACGCGGTCTGGCATCAGCTGATGCCGAACTACACCCGCCCGCATGTGCGCCTGTTCACCAGTTCGGTGAACACCGGCTGCGGACCGGCCACCACCGCGGTCGGGCCGTTCTACTGCCCGGTGGACCAGACCGCGTATTTCGACACCGACTTCTTCAAGGAGCTGGTCGATAAATTCGGTTCCAGCGGTGGGCCTTTCGCGCAGGAGTACGTGGTCGCCCACGAATACGGTCACCACGTCCAGCAACTGCAGGGCATCCTGGGCCGTTCCCAGCAGGGCGCGCAGGGCGCCGGCGGCAACGGCGTTCGTACCGAGTTGCAGGCCGACTGTTACGCCGGCATCTGGGCGCACTACGCGTCGACGGTCAAACAGCAGAGCACCGGCGTGCCGTACCTGGAACCGTTGAGCGACAAGGATATTCAGGATGCCCTCTCGGCGGCCGCGTCGGTGGGCGACGACCGGATCCAGAAGGAGTCGACCGGCCGGGTCAATCCCGAGTCGTGGACCCACGGATCGGCCGCGCAACGCCAAAAGTGGTTTACCGTCGGGTATCAGACGGGAGACCCGCACCAGTGCGACACGTTCGCCGCGACGGACCTCGGTTAG
- a CDS encoding Rv2578c family radical SAM protein, translating into MRWADQAVAVNGEPIDDGALPGLQRIGLVRSVRAPQFEGITFHEVLCKSALNKIPEAAALPFRYTVNGYRGCSHACGYCFARPTHEYLHFDSGTDFDTQIVVKTNVAEVLRRELRRPSWRGEAVALGTNTDPYQRAEGRYALMPGIIGALAESGTPLSILTKGTLLRRDLPLISAVSQQVSVSVAVSLAVGDAELHRDVEPGTPTPQARLGLIAAVRDAGLDCHVMVAPVLPHLTDSAEHLDGLLGQIAAAGATSVTVFGLHLRRSTRGWFMAWLTRSHPELVGRCRELYRRGAYLPPDYRERLRTRAAPLIAKHRLTGDQRPFSQAPKAADPQPVQATLF; encoded by the coding sequence ATGCGGTGGGCGGACCAGGCCGTCGCGGTCAACGGGGAACCGATCGACGACGGCGCATTGCCGGGTCTGCAGCGGATCGGTCTGGTCCGCAGCGTGCGCGCACCCCAGTTCGAGGGAATCACCTTTCACGAGGTGCTCTGCAAGTCGGCGCTCAACAAGATTCCGGAGGCGGCCGCGCTGCCGTTTCGGTACACCGTCAACGGCTACCGCGGCTGTTCGCACGCCTGCGGCTACTGTTTCGCCCGGCCCACTCACGAATATCTGCACTTCGATTCCGGGACCGATTTCGACACCCAGATCGTGGTCAAGACCAATGTCGCGGAGGTTTTGCGTCGCGAGTTGCGCCGGCCGTCGTGGCGAGGCGAAGCCGTCGCGCTGGGCACCAACACCGATCCCTACCAGCGCGCCGAGGGTCGCTACGCCCTGATGCCGGGCATCATCGGCGCCCTCGCCGAATCCGGCACCCCGCTGTCCATCCTCACAAAAGGCACCCTGCTCCGTCGCGACCTGCCGCTGATTTCCGCTGTCTCCCAACAGGTGTCGGTGTCGGTCGCGGTGTCGCTGGCGGTCGGGGATGCCGAGTTGCACCGCGACGTCGAACCGGGCACGCCGACACCGCAGGCGCGGCTGGGTCTGATCGCCGCGGTCCGCGACGCCGGCCTCGACTGCCACGTGATGGTCGCGCCGGTGCTGCCGCACCTGACCGACTCGGCCGAGCACCTCGACGGGCTGCTGGGCCAGATCGCGGCCGCCGGTGCGACCAGCGTGACCGTTTTCGGCCTGCATCTGCGTCGGTCGACCCGAGGGTGGTTCATGGCCTGGCTGACTCGTTCGCATCCCGAACTGGTCGGACGTTGCCGCGAGCTGTACCGGCGCGGAGCCTATCTGCCGCCGGACTATCGCGAGAGGCTGCGAACGCGGGCCGCGCCGCTGATCGCCAAACATCGGCTGACCGGCGACCAGCGGCCGTTCTCGCAAGCGCCGAAGGCCGCAGACCCGCAACCCGTCCAGGCGACCCTGTTCTAG
- the helR gene encoding RNA polymerase recycling motor ATPase HelR: MSNPEYDDELQSEQAYVTELYARLDAERARAKDKFRVALLGDGGESLSDRDAEVRAVAREVKRLDVADYGLCFGRLDALSGERSYIGRIGLFDADNEYHPLLLDWRAPAARAFYVATSASPEGMHRRRQFHTRGRRVVDFTDEVFGRPGADAQGDAALLAAVNAPRGEGMRDIVATIQAQQDEIIRLDHPGVLVIEGGPGTGKTVVALHRVAYLLYTQRERIERHGVLVVGPNSAFLRHVDRVLPSLGESSVVFMTPGDLVPGMQATAEDSPEAAAFKGSLRILDVLAAAIADRQRLPERPLEIQLADVTMRIDAEIAGWAREEARGSGQPHNQARAVFVDILTWALTERAIARIGRGWLTREDRNAWEQLRGDLLAELADNEQFTAALDRLWPILTPQELLTSLYLSPERLHAVGAPQSLLRVAGDPWTVSDVPLLDELVDLLGRDKAAESAAASAERERNYEAEYAAGVLNILEMASEDSMDDEEQLRAQHIIYAEDLADRFIERDTRELAERAAADRDWTYRHVVVDEAQELSEMDWRVLMRRCPGRSFTVVGDLAQRRSVAGATSWEEMLKPYVPGRWEYRALSVNYRTPEEIMTVAAALLDEFAPGVQPPESVRASGVRPWSRRVTDDELPSAIDQFVRDETDREGTSIVIGPPGVPGTVPASQTKGLEFDAVLVVDPQRILADGPRGAAELYVALTRATQRLGVLHRDPLPQALAGLTEYETGTQTRI, from the coding sequence TTGTCGAATCCTGAGTATGACGACGAACTGCAGTCCGAGCAGGCGTACGTAACCGAGCTCTATGCGCGGCTCGACGCCGAACGGGCACGGGCGAAGGACAAATTCCGTGTGGCATTGCTGGGCGATGGCGGCGAGAGCCTGTCGGATCGTGACGCCGAGGTCCGGGCGGTGGCCAGGGAGGTCAAGCGCCTCGACGTGGCGGACTACGGACTGTGCTTCGGGCGGCTGGACGCCCTCTCCGGCGAACGCTCCTACATCGGCCGGATCGGCCTGTTCGACGCCGACAACGAATACCACCCGCTGCTGCTCGACTGGCGGGCGCCGGCGGCTCGCGCCTTCTACGTCGCCACCTCCGCGAGCCCCGAGGGCATGCACCGGCGCCGCCAGTTCCACACCCGCGGACGGCGCGTGGTCGACTTCACCGACGAGGTGTTCGGCCGGCCCGGTGCCGACGCGCAGGGCGATGCCGCCCTGCTGGCGGCGGTCAATGCGCCCCGGGGCGAGGGTATGCGCGACATCGTCGCGACCATTCAGGCTCAGCAGGACGAGATCATCCGGCTCGATCACCCGGGCGTCCTGGTGATCGAAGGTGGGCCCGGCACCGGGAAGACCGTCGTGGCGCTGCACCGCGTCGCGTACTTGCTGTACACCCAGCGCGAGCGCATCGAACGCCACGGAGTCCTTGTGGTGGGCCCGAATTCGGCGTTCCTTCGTCACGTCGATCGCGTGTTGCCGTCGCTGGGCGAGTCCAGCGTGGTGTTCATGACGCCGGGCGATCTGGTTCCGGGCATGCAGGCCACCGCCGAGGACAGCCCGGAAGCTGCGGCGTTCAAGGGCTCACTGAGAATCCTCGACGTGTTGGCCGCCGCGATCGCGGACCGGCAGCGGCTGCCCGAACGCCCGCTGGAGATCCAACTGGCCGACGTCACGATGCGCATCGACGCCGAAATCGCGGGATGGGCGCGGGAGGAGGCGCGCGGCAGTGGACAGCCGCACAACCAGGCCCGCGCGGTGTTCGTCGACATCCTGACCTGGGCGCTGACCGAGCGGGCGATCGCGCGGATCGGCCGCGGCTGGCTGACCCGCGAGGACCGCAATGCCTGGGAGCAGCTGCGCGGCGACCTGCTCGCCGAACTCGCGGACAACGAACAGTTCACCGCCGCGCTCGATCGGCTCTGGCCGATCCTCACGCCGCAGGAACTGTTGACTTCGCTGTACCTGTCCCCCGAGCGACTGCATGCCGTGGGTGCTCCCCAATCGCTGCTGCGCGTGGCCGGTGATCCGTGGACGGTGTCGGACGTGCCGCTGCTCGACGAACTGGTCGATCTGCTGGGCCGCGACAAGGCGGCCGAGTCCGCCGCGGCGAGCGCCGAGCGGGAGCGGAATTACGAGGCCGAGTACGCTGCCGGCGTGCTGAACATCCTCGAGATGGCGAGCGAGGACTCGATGGACGACGAGGAACAGTTGCGCGCGCAGCACATCATTTACGCCGAGGACCTGGCCGACCGCTTCATCGAGCGCGATACCCGCGAACTCGCCGAACGTGCTGCGGCGGATCGGGATTGGACCTATCGCCACGTCGTCGTCGACGAGGCCCAGGAGCTGTCCGAGATGGACTGGCGAGTACTGATGCGACGCTGCCCAGGCCGGTCCTTCACCGTGGTCGGCGATCTCGCCCAGCGCCGGTCGGTGGCCGGAGCGACGTCGTGGGAAGAGATGCTCAAGCCGTACGTGCCGGGCAGGTGGGAGTACCGGGCGCTGTCGGTCAACTACCGGACACCGGAGGAGATCATGACGGTCGCGGCCGCGCTGCTCGACGAGTTCGCGCCCGGGGTCCAGCCCCCGGAGTCGGTCCGCGCGAGCGGCGTGCGGCCCTGGTCGAGGCGGGTCACCGACGACGAATTACCCAGCGCCATCGACCAATTCGTCCGCGACGAGACCGACCGCGAAGGCACCAGCATCGTGATCGGTCCACCCGGTGTCCCCGGCACAGTGCCCGCGTCGCAGACCAAGGGCCTGGAGTTCGACGCCGTGCTGGTCGTCGACCCGCAACGCATCCTCGCCGACGGCCCCCGCGGCGCGGCCGAACTCTACGTCGCCCTCACCCGCGCGACCCAGCGACTCGGTGTCCTGCACCGAGACCCGTTGCCGCAGGCGCTGGCCGGCTTGACCGAGTACGAGACAGGCACTCAGACCCGGATTTAG
- a CDS encoding adenylate/guanylate cyclase domain-containing protein produces the protein MFSETRYALNGDLRVAYRASPEGERDIVFVPNWFTNCEVFPELPSTRGWFEAMATLGRLILFDQPGTGVSDPVELGAMPTLEQWADSITAVLDALGISEAALVTYGGALATPALFAATHPSRTTALVLVESNADLADRTNAMQEIGDAAPVLWGTGDLEHLLNPDMPWNEEIRAAWARHERLAASPRTVELVLPLVSELSARAILPTVRVPTLVLHYSDDPLLPPEKGKEVADLIEGAKFVEVPGRNFYHVVEPWRDSFQEIAEFLTGEQPDVADDRVLATVLFTDIVDSTRRAAQLGDRDWRALLDAHDAVVRAQLNRFRGREVNTSGDGFLATFDGPQRAIRCAMAIRDAVHALGIEVRAGLHTGECEVRGDDIDGIGVHIGARVSALAGANDVLVSSTLRDLVIGSGLEFEERGTQQLKGVPGEWRLFSVASL, from the coding sequence GTGTTCTCGGAGACGCGGTATGCGCTCAACGGTGACTTGCGGGTCGCTTACCGCGCGTCGCCCGAAGGTGAGCGTGACATTGTCTTCGTTCCCAACTGGTTCACGAACTGCGAGGTGTTTCCAGAGCTGCCGTCAACTCGGGGCTGGTTCGAGGCGATGGCAACGCTGGGTCGATTGATCCTTTTCGATCAGCCGGGCACCGGAGTTTCCGATCCCGTCGAGCTGGGTGCAATGCCGACCTTGGAGCAATGGGCCGACAGCATCACGGCGGTGCTCGACGCTCTCGGGATCTCCGAAGCGGCCCTGGTCACGTACGGGGGCGCACTCGCGACTCCGGCGCTGTTCGCGGCCACGCATCCGTCCCGCACAACCGCGCTTGTCTTGGTCGAGAGCAACGCAGACCTGGCGGATCGGACCAATGCGATGCAGGAAATCGGCGATGCGGCCCCGGTGCTGTGGGGAACCGGCGATTTAGAACACCTGCTCAATCCGGACATGCCGTGGAATGAGGAGATTCGGGCTGCATGGGCACGCCACGAACGCCTGGCGGCGAGCCCACGCACCGTTGAACTTGTGTTGCCACTCGTCAGCGAGCTGAGCGCGCGCGCAATTCTTCCGACCGTCCGCGTACCCACCCTCGTCCTCCATTACAGCGACGATCCGCTCCTTCCGCCGGAGAAGGGCAAGGAAGTCGCCGATCTCATCGAGGGCGCGAAATTCGTTGAGGTGCCAGGGCGCAACTTCTATCACGTCGTCGAACCGTGGCGCGATTCCTTTCAGGAGATCGCCGAATTCCTCACCGGCGAGCAGCCCGACGTGGCCGACGACCGTGTTCTCGCCACCGTGCTGTTCACCGACATCGTGGACTCGACGCGCCGCGCCGCGCAGCTGGGCGATCGCGATTGGCGCGCGTTGCTCGACGCGCACGACGCCGTCGTACGCGCACAGCTCAATCGCTTCCGAGGCCGTGAGGTGAACACGTCGGGAGATGGCTTCCTCGCGACGTTCGATGGCCCGCAGCGAGCGATCCGCTGCGCCATGGCGATTCGCGACGCCGTGCATGCGCTCGGCATCGAGGTGCGCGCCGGGCTGCACACCGGCGAGTGCGAGGTCCGCGGCGACGATATCGACGGGATCGGTGTGCACATCGGGGCGCGGGTGAGTGCCCTCGCGGGGGCCAACGACGTGCTCGTGTCCAGCACGCTGCGCGACCTCGTGATCGGTTCCGGACTCGAATTCGAGGAGCGCGGCACTCAGCAACTCAAGGGCGTGCCTGGTGAATGGCGCCTGTTCTCCGTCGCTTCGCTGTAA